The Mytilus trossulus isolate FHL-02 chromosome 3, PNRI_Mtr1.1.1.hap1, whole genome shotgun sequence genome contains a region encoding:
- the LOC134712435 gene encoding zinc finger HIT domain-containing protein 1-like, with amino-acid sequence MAEKRESGRVKEIQQKRVLDDAARRRRQRKALEALESDNFQDDPHADLKMSKKAPKFEESMEAVQQQGSGTKRQRKSRSDHFKFRYKKSFAALLEEDQRFEKEGPSYLSAQIPASRFPERHFCAVCGFTSNYTCVQCGARYCCVRCLGTHQDTRCLKWTA; translated from the exons ATGGCAGAAAAAAGAGAGTCGG GTAGAGTTAAAGAAATTCAGCAAAAAAGAGTCCTTGATGATGCTGCCCGTAGAAgaagacaaagaaaagcattgGAGGCACTGGAGTCTGATAACTTTCAAGATGATCCACATGCTGATTTGAAAATGAGCAAAAAAGCTCCAAAGTTTGAAGAGTCAATGGAGGCAG tcCAACAACAGGGATCAGGTACCAAAAGACAAAGGAAAAGTAGGAGTGACCATTTCAAATTTAGATACAAGAAAAGTTTTGCCGCTCTTTTAGAAGAAGAT CAAAGATTTGAAAAAGAAGGACCTTCATATCTATCTGCACAAATTCCAGCATCCAGATTTCCGGAGAGACACTTTTGTGCAGTCTGTGG ATTTACCTCCAATTACACATGTGTACAGTGTGGTGCAAGGTACTGTTGTGTGAGATGTTTGGGAACACATCAAGATACAAG GTGTTTGAAGTGGACAGCTTGA